In Bacillus sp. Cs-700, one genomic interval encodes:
- a CDS encoding Crp/Fnr family transcriptional regulator: MKKDTINSDALKKWIAEEGESISFQKDEPLYMDGMKADRLFLIQSGNVRLNKLTSEGRELTLQICQPGDLIGELALYTGQLNFSANAWAVDKVKATFVKQAHLEETLTTDAILATQFMKFMGENFRKNQSKFRDLLLHGKKGALYSTLIRLSNTYGVKKNDDILIDIPLTNQELGNFCGLTRESVNRILSELKKANIVSVKQGIITIHNLEFLRCAIHCEDCPITICRL, from the coding sequence ATGAAAAAAGATACGATCAACTCTGATGCACTAAAAAAGTGGATTGCTGAAGAAGGCGAATCAATTTCATTTCAAAAAGACGAACCCCTTTATATGGATGGGATGAAAGCGGATCGGCTTTTTCTTATACAGTCTGGAAACGTGCGATTAAACAAACTGACCTCTGAAGGCAGAGAACTAACCCTTCAAATTTGTCAGCCTGGTGATCTCATCGGAGAACTTGCGCTTTATACAGGGCAGCTTAACTTTTCTGCAAATGCCTGGGCGGTTGATAAAGTAAAAGCTACCTTCGTTAAACAGGCCCACCTTGAAGAAACATTAACAACCGATGCCATCCTCGCCACACAGTTCATGAAATTCATGGGTGAAAACTTTAGAAAAAACCAATCTAAATTTCGAGATCTATTGTTACACGGAAAAAAAGGAGCTCTCTACTCTACTTTAATTCGTCTATCCAATACATATGGCGTCAAAAAAAACGATGACATCCTAATCGACATTCCCCTGACCAATCAAGAATTAGGCAACTTCTGCGGTCTTACAAGAGAAAGCGTCAATCGCATCCTAAGCGAACTAAAAAAAGCCAACATTGTCTCAGTCAAACAAGGAATCATCACCATCCACAACCTCGAATTCCTCCGCTGCGCCATCCACTGCGAAGACTGCCCAATCACGATTTGTAGGTTGTAG
- a CDS encoding YjzC family protein, with protein sequence MGGENRQFTPGQKAPNNGVYIEIGETGGMVKDPKQIELRAGEAFPECSNQNRKWSREPKPHH encoded by the coding sequence ATGGGCGGAGAAAATCGTCAGTTTACACCTGGGCAAAAAGCGCCAAACAATGGAGTATACATTGAAATCGGAGAGACGGGTGGAATGGTGAAAGATCCGAAACAAATTGAACTTCGTGCGGGTGAGGCATTTCCTGAATGTTCAAATCAAAATCGCAAGTGGTCAAGGGAACCTAAACCGCATCACTAA
- a CDS encoding YjzD family protein → MRFLWAIIWGFLLSNMIFYVLASMQGGHYEFGAASLFGVAIAVAAMVIGEGLISDPAEQ, encoded by the coding sequence GTGCGTTTTTTATGGGCAATTATTTGGGGTTTTCTACTGAGTAATATGATTTTCTACGTACTTGCATCCATGCAAGGCGGCCATTATGAATTTGGAGCCGCATCTCTTTTTGGAGTAGCTATAGCCGTTGCGGCAATGGTAATAGGAGAAGGTCTCATCTCCGATCCTGCAGAACAGTAA
- the glp gene encoding gephyrin-like molybdotransferase Glp, which yields MVERRKPITVEEAVQRVMNLSYEGTLETVLLEESDGRHLGVAVKADHDVPPFDRSPYDGFAIRAEDTYEASKDTPVKLKVIEEIGAGTVASKVPEKNEAIRIMTGAAIPEGTNAVIMLELVQEIEEEDQPFIQVKRKVVKGDNLSLRGEDTQEGNVLIEKGTLITPGVKALLATFGYANVPVARKPVVGIYATGTELLDPDQALQPGKIRNSNSPMIEGQVKEAGATPLYFGKLEDNFETSFSSIKAALTKVDFLITTGGVSVGDYDYLPAIYEKLGATVLFNKVGMRPGSVTTVAEWNGKLLFGLSGNPSACFVGFELFARPIIKRALFSKYPYRMKSQGELLTNFPKPNPFTRFVRSRVEEKNGRLYVKPTGLDKSGSVTSLAEANAFVVLPGGTRGFEAGDTVELLHLREDGSATW from the coding sequence ATGGTCGAGAGAAGAAAACCAATCACAGTGGAAGAAGCTGTTCAAAGGGTAATGAACCTCTCTTATGAAGGAACGCTTGAAACAGTGCTACTAGAAGAAAGCGATGGACGCCATCTCGGAGTCGCCGTCAAAGCCGATCATGATGTTCCACCATTTGATCGTTCACCTTATGATGGCTTTGCGATCCGAGCGGAAGATACATATGAAGCTTCGAAAGATACACCAGTTAAATTGAAAGTTATAGAAGAAATCGGAGCAGGAACTGTCGCCTCCAAAGTCCCTGAGAAAAACGAGGCGATTCGTATTATGACGGGGGCTGCTATACCTGAAGGCACGAATGCAGTGATCATGCTTGAACTTGTTCAAGAAATCGAGGAAGAAGATCAGCCATTCATTCAGGTGAAGCGGAAAGTAGTTAAGGGAGACAATCTTTCTTTACGTGGAGAAGATACACAGGAAGGAAACGTACTTATTGAAAAAGGGACTCTCATTACTCCTGGCGTGAAGGCGCTTCTTGCAACGTTTGGATATGCAAACGTTCCAGTTGCTCGTAAACCGGTAGTAGGCATATACGCTACTGGTACAGAACTATTGGATCCTGATCAAGCGCTTCAACCAGGAAAGATACGGAATAGTAATTCACCTATGATCGAAGGACAGGTAAAGGAGGCGGGAGCAACACCGCTTTATTTTGGAAAATTAGAGGATAACTTTGAAACGAGTTTTTCTTCAATCAAAGCTGCGTTAACAAAAGTAGATTTTCTCATTACAACAGGAGGCGTATCGGTGGGCGATTATGATTACCTTCCTGCGATCTATGAGAAATTAGGGGCAACGGTGTTATTTAATAAAGTAGGAATGAGACCGGGTAGTGTGACGACGGTTGCTGAATGGAATGGGAAATTACTATTTGGTCTATCAGGAAATCCTTCTGCCTGTTTTGTAGGCTTTGAGTTATTCGCAAGACCAATTATTAAGCGTGCGCTCTTTTCGAAGTATCCTTATCGCATGAAAAGCCAGGGAGAACTGTTAACGAACTTTCCAAAACCTAACCCGTTCACAAGGTTTGTACGAAGTAGAGTAGAGGAGAAAAACGGTCGACTTTATGTGAAACCAACGGGACTTGATAAATCAGGAAGCGTGACCTCTCTTGCCGAAGCAAATGCTTTTGTCGTATTACCTGGAGGCACGCGTGGATTCGAGGCTGGAGATACAGTTGAACTACTCCATCTTCGTGAGGATGGATCGGCTACGTGGTAA
- a CDS encoding prolyl oligopeptidase family serine peptidase, producing the protein MVTIVNEYIENIPVLHVVDGELANEKLPLVMFQHGFTSAKEHNLHIAYLLAEEGYRVLLPDAVHHGERENDLSGKKRQYVFWEIVIQSLTELDQLRQHLVDRNLVQEDRIGMSGTSMGGILTFGALTQYPWIKAAVSLMGSPSYFKLANAQIRYLKEEGFSLPISEEEMKKQIEGLQSYDLSLQEDKLDGRPLMMWHSTVDKVVPYTLTYDFYHQIKPLYEGMEEHLKFIKDETSGHKVSREAVLALVDWFKTHL; encoded by the coding sequence ATGGTTACAATCGTAAATGAATACATAGAAAATATACCCGTTCTACACGTGGTAGACGGTGAACTTGCGAATGAGAAACTTCCGCTCGTTATGTTTCAACATGGTTTTACTAGCGCAAAAGAACATAACCTCCATATTGCCTACCTTCTAGCTGAAGAAGGGTATCGCGTACTTCTTCCTGACGCTGTTCATCACGGAGAACGAGAAAATGATCTATCAGGGAAAAAGCGTCAGTATGTGTTTTGGGAAATTGTGATTCAAAGTTTAACGGAGCTTGACCAACTGAGACAGCATCTTGTTGATCGAAATCTTGTTCAAGAAGATCGGATTGGCATGTCCGGCACTTCAATGGGAGGCATTCTAACATTTGGGGCGCTTACACAATATCCATGGATTAAAGCAGCTGTTTCCTTAATGGGATCGCCGTCTTATTTTAAACTGGCGAACGCTCAAATTCGCTATTTGAAAGAAGAAGGATTCAGTCTTCCGATTTCTGAAGAAGAAATGAAAAAACAAATTGAAGGTTTACAGTCTTATGACCTTTCTTTACAAGAAGACAAACTTGATGGTCGACCACTCATGATGTGGCATAGTACAGTAGATAAGGTCGTTCCTTATACCCTTACGTATGATTTCTATCACCAGATTAAACCGCTCTATGAAGGGATGGAAGAGCATCTTAAATTTATTAAAGATGAGACTTCCGGCCATAAAGTTTCACGAGAAGCTGTTCTTGCTTTAGTGGACTGGTTTAAAACTCATTTATAG
- the moaD gene encoding molybdopterin converting factor subunit 1, whose amino-acid sequence MITVLFFAKQQEQLGLEKVERSESKLPVSELKQKLIEDYPELSLEHTMTAINEEYAEEDQIINDNDVVAFIPPVSGG is encoded by the coding sequence ATGATTACCGTTCTTTTCTTTGCAAAACAGCAGGAACAACTTGGCTTGGAAAAGGTAGAGCGCTCTGAATCAAAGCTCCCTGTTTCTGAGCTGAAACAAAAACTGATAGAGGATTATCCTGAGCTTTCTCTTGAACATACGATGACCGCGATTAATGAAGAGTATGCAGAAGAAGATCAAATCATAAATGATAACGATGTGGTCGCGTTTATTCCACCGGTTAGTGGAGGGTAA
- a CDS encoding LysM peptidoglycan-binding domain-containing protein produces the protein MPQKEYWVKPGDTLLKIAESHDQSVNEIKQMNQLNSNIIYVGQMLRIPSSSTNHTYTVKQGDTLLSISEEYRVPVKEVRELNQLPSNLIYVGQHLELPLNRSRSMRIDYTVKAGDSLYTIAQNYGTTAQSIQVLNDLTSDALSIGQTLKIPVYTEVVVKADRANVRTGPGKGYNIIAQMRTGAKLAVEGIRGNWYKVQLYDGTTGWIADSLVTFKAYGDEKPVSRIIGYYTLEEGPSLPSSYKSFVSNRSALSQLALFLFRISQENPTTIEKFGKFSDREIEKLVQLAHDQNIKIMPVVHNLLYKRGDTEPSKKVVQTLVSSEENRRAFAKNLVKLIEKYNFDGVDIDIEDVYIEDADKLTLLYQTIGEELRKKGYFFSASVPSRASDELVNPFSDPFNYAEIGKAVDQFIVMLYNEFGWPGSPPGPAVTAGWMEKVMTYAKTRIPPEKLVSAISVFGFDFNLDKEKSTYVTYDMAMKLKKKYNAEVEFDEERKTPFFRYTDEEGNKHEVWFENEQSIEAKIRLADELGVQGVALWRLGMEDPAIWKMINEKIVVERTE, from the coding sequence ATGCCTCAAAAAGAATATTGGGTTAAGCCTGGTGATACGCTGCTTAAAATTGCAGAATCGCACGATCAATCCGTGAATGAAATCAAGCAAATGAATCAGCTTAATTCAAACATCATTTACGTTGGACAAATGCTACGCATTCCATCTTCTTCAACTAACCATACGTATACCGTGAAACAGGGTGATACATTATTAAGTATTTCAGAGGAATACCGTGTTCCAGTTAAAGAAGTTAGAGAGCTAAATCAACTCCCATCTAACCTTATTTATGTTGGTCAGCACCTTGAACTTCCACTAAACCGTTCTCGATCGATGCGCATTGACTATACAGTAAAAGCAGGAGACAGTCTATACACCATTGCCCAAAATTATGGTACGACAGCTCAAAGTATTCAGGTGTTGAATGATTTAACATCAGATGCCCTCTCAATAGGTCAAACATTGAAAATTCCAGTATATACAGAAGTCGTTGTAAAAGCTGACCGAGCGAATGTAAGAACTGGCCCAGGCAAAGGGTATAACATCATTGCTCAAATGAGAACTGGAGCGAAGCTAGCGGTTGAAGGTATTCGTGGAAATTGGTACAAAGTGCAGTTATATGATGGTACGACTGGGTGGATAGCAGATAGCCTCGTTACATTTAAAGCGTATGGAGATGAAAAGCCGGTATCGCGGATTATCGGTTACTATACGCTTGAAGAAGGCCCGTCGCTCCCTTCTTCTTATAAATCATTTGTTTCAAATCGATCCGCCCTTTCGCAGCTAGCTCTGTTTCTTTTTCGGATCAGCCAGGAGAACCCAACAACAATTGAGAAGTTCGGCAAGTTTAGCGATAGAGAAATTGAGAAACTTGTCCAGCTTGCCCATGATCAAAACATTAAAATCATGCCTGTTGTGCATAACTTACTGTATAAAAGGGGCGACACCGAACCAAGTAAGAAGGTAGTTCAGACACTCGTTTCAAGCGAGGAAAACCGAAGAGCCTTTGCAAAAAATCTCGTTAAATTAATCGAAAAATATAATTTTGATGGGGTCGATATTGACATTGAAGACGTCTATATTGAAGATGCGGATAAACTAACGCTTCTTTACCAGACTATCGGAGAAGAGCTTCGTAAGAAAGGGTATTTCTTCTCAGCAAGTGTTCCTTCAAGAGCTTCAGATGAACTCGTTAATCCATTTTCAGATCCATTTAATTATGCTGAGATCGGCAAAGCTGTTGATCAATTTATCGTGATGCTTTATAACGAATTTGGCTGGCCAGGTAGTCCCCCAGGCCCTGCCGTGACGGCCGGGTGGATGGAGAAAGTCATGACATATGCCAAAACGAGAATTCCTCCTGAAAAGTTAGTATCCGCCATTTCTGTGTTTGGTTTTGATTTTAATCTTGATAAAGAAAAAAGCACCTACGTCACGTATGATATGGCGATGAAATTAAAAAAGAAGTATAACGCAGAAGTCGAATTTGATGAAGAACGGAAAACACCTTTCTTTCGCTATACAGATGAGGAAGGAAATAAGCACGAAGTTTGGTTTGAAAACGAACAAAGCATTGAAGCAAAAATTCGGTTAGCCGATGAACTTGGTGTCCAGGGTGTTGCCTTATGGCGACTCGGGATGGAAGACCCTGCGATTTGGAAGATGATTAACGAAAAAATCGTCGTTGAACGCACAGAATAG
- a CDS encoding TspO/MBR family protein has product MKKSTILVFVAVYLLFSISGFLFPFDADWYTALSKPDWTPDGSVIGMIWAILFGFIALSTAIVYQKRGFNRHNSEYISLLGINYILNQAFSYLQFNLHALFATFMDALFIAITTLILIFLAGRQNRVAGWLLVPYFLWTSFATYLSWLIYSMN; this is encoded by the coding sequence ATGAAAAAATCAACTATTCTCGTTTTTGTAGCTGTGTACCTTCTTTTTAGTATTTCTGGTTTCCTATTTCCTTTTGACGCCGATTGGTATACCGCGTTATCAAAGCCAGATTGGACACCAGACGGCTCCGTAATCGGCATGATTTGGGCAATTCTTTTTGGTTTCATCGCATTATCGACAGCGATTGTCTACCAAAAACGCGGCTTTAATCGCCATAATAGTGAGTACATTTCACTGCTAGGTATTAACTACATATTGAATCAAGCGTTTAGTTACTTGCAATTTAATCTTCACGCGCTGTTTGCAACCTTTATGGATGCACTGTTTATCGCGATTACAACGCTCATTCTTATCTTTCTTGCAGGCAGACAAAATCGAGTGGCAGGCTGGTTATTAGTCCCTTATTTCCTTTGGACATCCTTTGCGACTTATTTATCATGGCTAATTTATTCGATGAATTAA
- a CDS encoding metal-sulfur cluster assembly factor, with amino-acid sequence MSDQTDQEMRDKLFEALENVIDPELGIDIVNLGLVYEADLNDEGVAQVVMTLTAMGCPLAGTIVNDVKRALSDVEEVNDADVNIVWNPPWSKDNMSRYAKIALGIT; translated from the coding sequence ATGTCTGATCAAACAGATCAAGAAATGAGAGATAAATTATTTGAAGCTCTGGAGAATGTCATTGATCCTGAGCTAGGGATAGACATCGTAAACCTTGGCCTCGTCTACGAAGCTGATCTTAACGATGAAGGTGTCGCTCAAGTCGTTATGACATTAACTGCAATGGGTTGCCCATTAGCAGGTACAATCGTTAATGATGTAAAACGCGCACTATCCGATGTGGAGGAAGTAAATGATGCTGATGTTAACATCGTTTGGAATCCACCATGGTCGAAAGACAACATGTCTCGCTATGCAAAGATTGCACTTGGCATTACATGA
- a CDS encoding alpha/beta hydrolase: MCIRKRAYQLDGEWTIVLVPERPNGFGIFIIGGLTHFVDDNTSFWLQNHTRQGMVADFLDAGYTVYTSNLYGRHWGSPKAVKLTERIYNLVHKQEILNPRIHVVAEGMGVLAANAFLNNRQPLIRSAALFNPCFDVKSLVHQEQLNRLFYKRLVKEMARAYEIQSEEVISKIEEKEMITSTCPIKVWHHSLKSPYSLEQIRVYERVQREIGYPIELALLSDSYQSLGKKMVRFFQEHEKL; the protein is encoded by the coding sequence ATGTGTATTCGTAAACGAGCCTATCAATTAGACGGGGAGTGGACGATCGTTCTTGTCCCTGAACGGCCTAACGGGTTTGGCATTTTCATAATAGGTGGTCTAACTCATTTTGTAGACGATAATACGAGTTTTTGGTTGCAAAATCACACACGTCAAGGAATGGTTGCTGATTTTCTTGATGCGGGCTATACCGTATACACAAGCAACTTGTATGGTAGGCACTGGGGTTCACCAAAAGCTGTGAAATTAACGGAAAGAATCTATAATCTCGTGCATAAACAAGAAATTCTTAATCCAAGGATCCATGTCGTCGCAGAGGGAATGGGGGTTCTTGCTGCGAATGCTTTCTTAAACAATCGTCAACCCCTCATTCGTTCAGCCGCACTATTCAATCCTTGTTTTGATGTGAAAAGTCTTGTTCACCAAGAACAGCTTAATCGACTCTTTTATAAAAGGTTAGTAAAGGAAATGGCTCGTGCCTATGAAATTCAAAGTGAAGAGGTTATTTCTAAAATAGAAGAAAAAGAAATGATAACGTCCACTTGTCCGATTAAAGTATGGCATCATTCGCTTAAAAGTCCATACTCGCTTGAACAAATTCGAGTGTATGAACGTGTTCAGAGGGAAATTGGCTATCCCATTGAACTTGCACTATTAAGCGATAGTTATCAATCCCTAGGTAAAAAAATGGTTCGCTTTTTTCAAGAACATGAAAAACTCTAA
- a CDS encoding undecaprenyl-diphosphate phosphatase translates to MELLELLKYAFLGLLQGFTEPIPISSSGHLVIAQKVFGLEIKGLSFEILMNFASLLAVLLIYRNDLIRLTSHGVRYVVSRDKESKSEFMFIVYLVVATIPAAVLGLLFEDFIGEQLKGLKVVGATLIITGIALWLIRNLRGSKGESALNFKDALIVGLAQAVALIPGISRSGATIVAAMGLGMKQETALRFSFLLFIPVSVGSMILSIGDLQFGDMLIPYIIAFLLSLTASYYSLKWFMNIMARGNLIYFSIYCFIVGALVLIF, encoded by the coding sequence ATGGAACTGTTGGAATTACTTAAATACGCTTTTCTTGGTTTACTACAAGGCTTCACTGAACCAATTCCAATCTCATCAAGTGGACACCTTGTCATCGCCCAAAAAGTATTTGGACTAGAAATTAAAGGACTTAGTTTTGAAATTTTAATGAATTTTGCCTCATTACTTGCGGTTCTTCTTATTTACCGCAATGACTTAATTCGCCTCACTTCTCATGGGGTACGATACGTTGTCTCTCGAGATAAAGAGTCCAAAAGCGAATTTATGTTCATCGTTTACCTTGTCGTCGCAACGATTCCTGCAGCGGTTCTCGGCTTACTATTTGAAGATTTCATTGGTGAACAATTAAAGGGGCTTAAAGTAGTGGGAGCAACCTTGATCATTACGGGTATCGCGCTATGGCTTATTCGTAACTTGCGTGGATCAAAAGGCGAATCCGCTCTTAACTTTAAAGATGCGCTAATTGTTGGACTAGCTCAGGCTGTCGCCTTAATTCCGGGGATTAGTCGTTCTGGTGCAACGATTGTAGCAGCCATGGGGCTTGGAATGAAGCAAGAAACGGCGCTACGCTTTTCTTTCTTATTGTTTATTCCAGTGAGCGTAGGGTCAATGATCCTGAGCATTGGCGACCTTCAATTTGGCGATATGCTTATCCCTTATATTATAGCCTTTTTATTATCCCTTACAGCTTCGTACTATTCATTAAAGTGGTTTATGAATATTATGGCTCGAGGTAATTTGATTTATTTCTCCATTTATTGCTTTATCGTAGGAGCACTTGTCCTTATTTTCTAA
- a CDS encoding FAD-dependent oxidoreductase codes for MELHHGNLFWPTTVEKARSFPELTTTVTCDVLIIGGGMSGSVMARMLADYHIDTVLIEKDTIASGSTSANTGLLQFSNDAMLIDLIDRFGKEKAVYFYKLCLKAIDELDKYNATLKEKTDFKRAESLYYASNEHHAKKLKKEYDALIEHGFNADYLDSTAIENLYSFKAPAGIYTKAEAEVNPYKFALALASHAADLGVNIFEHTEVLSHQFHNEELIFQTEKGEIRTKHVIYATGYGTQEFAKTKGALLERTYTIATEPIDEFPGWHNQSLIWETDRPYYYLRTTPDRRILIGGLDANLNKEEKLEQQGQQLLNKLHELFPSIETSIAFEWSAIFGSTKDGLPYIGKHPKYDGVYFMLGYGGNGTVYSMLGAEILKDLILYGHHPAMEITRLKR; via the coding sequence ATGGAGCTACATCATGGAAATCTATTTTGGCCAACAACTGTAGAAAAGGCACGATCATTTCCAGAACTTACAACCACCGTTACATGTGATGTGTTAATCATTGGTGGAGGAATGTCAGGATCAGTTATGGCAAGAATGCTTGCAGACTACCATATCGATACCGTTTTAATTGAAAAAGATACAATTGCCTCTGGAAGTACTTCTGCGAATACTGGTCTTCTCCAATTTTCTAATGACGCCATGTTAATAGACCTTATCGACCGGTTTGGAAAAGAAAAAGCTGTCTACTTCTATAAGCTTTGTTTAAAGGCAATTGATGAACTGGATAAGTATAACGCCACTTTAAAAGAAAAAACCGATTTCAAGCGAGCGGAGAGCCTTTATTACGCAAGTAATGAACACCATGCTAAAAAACTGAAAAAGGAGTACGATGCTTTAATAGAACATGGTTTTAACGCTGATTATTTAGATTCTACTGCCATTGAAAACCTCTACTCCTTCAAGGCACCTGCGGGAATCTACACGAAAGCCGAGGCAGAAGTAAATCCCTATAAATTCGCCCTAGCTCTTGCAAGTCATGCAGCCGATCTAGGTGTTAACATATTTGAACATACTGAAGTGCTTTCTCACCAATTTCATAATGAAGAACTGATTTTCCAAACTGAAAAGGGAGAAATTCGTACAAAACACGTTATCTATGCAACTGGCTATGGAACACAAGAGTTTGCCAAAACAAAAGGCGCCCTACTAGAGCGCACCTATACAATCGCAACAGAACCCATTGACGAATTTCCTGGTTGGCACAACCAATCACTCATTTGGGAAACGGATCGCCCATACTACTATTTGAGGACAACTCCAGATCGCCGTATCCTCATTGGTGGATTGGATGCCAATTTAAATAAAGAAGAAAAGCTAGAACAGCAAGGTCAGCAATTGTTGAATAAACTGCATGAACTGTTTCCCTCCATTGAAACGTCAATTGCTTTTGAATGGAGTGCCATCTTCGGCTCAACAAAAGACGGTCTTCCTTACATTGGGAAGCACCCCAAATATGACGGCGTCTATTTTATGCTTGGTTATGGTGGAAACGGTACAGTTTACAGTATGCTTGGTGCTGAAATCCTTAAAGATCTTATTTTATACGGGCATCATCCAGCCATGGAGATTACAAGACTGAAGCGTTAG
- the mobB gene encoding molybdopterin-guanine dinucleotide biosynthesis protein B gives MVKTPVIQVVGYQNSGKTLFAEKMIEQASSHGIKVGVIKHHGHGRPDVYDEKKDTGRHRNAGAVVTGVSGGGMVSIHATQGSDWELEQLIRLYDSFDLDLILVEGFKEESYPKIVLLRNKDDLHLLSKTHIIGAIVKESLDVSVDNSYLYDQMYDCIEDVLKHVRRG, from the coding sequence GTGGTAAAAACGCCGGTGATTCAGGTCGTAGGGTACCAAAATAGCGGGAAGACGCTTTTTGCTGAAAAAATGATTGAACAAGCGTCATCACACGGCATAAAGGTTGGCGTGATTAAGCATCATGGGCACGGAAGACCTGACGTATATGATGAGAAAAAAGATACAGGGCGCCATCGGAATGCCGGAGCCGTTGTTACGGGGGTTAGCGGTGGCGGAATGGTTTCCATTCATGCAACGCAGGGAAGCGACTGGGAACTTGAACAGTTAATTCGTTTATACGATTCGTTTGATCTTGATCTTATCTTAGTGGAAGGGTTCAAAGAAGAGAGCTATCCAAAGATTGTGCTTTTAAGAAATAAAGATGATCTTCACTTGTTAAGCAAAACTCACATCATTGGAGCGATTGTGAAAGAATCTCTCGATGTTTCGGTTGATAATAGTTACTTATATGATCAAATGTACGACTGTATAGAAGATGTGTTGAAGCATGTTAGGAGAGGGTAA
- a CDS encoding molybdenum cofactor biosynthesis protein MoaE, producing the protein MEYYKITSEEIDINQVIASVIRPEAGAINTFIGTVREFTGEKQTVSLQYEAYPSMAEKQLKRIGIEIREQWPNVQTSIVHRIGKLAISDIAVVIAVASPHRAESYEASRFAIERIKEIVPIWKKEYWTDGQEWIGDQLENTAYKNGAPKEEKE; encoded by the coding sequence ATGGAATATTATAAGATAACTTCTGAAGAGATTGATATTAATCAAGTAATAGCTAGCGTGATCCGTCCTGAAGCTGGGGCAATCAACACGTTTATAGGCACGGTAAGAGAATTTACTGGTGAAAAGCAAACCGTTTCGCTACAGTATGAAGCCTATCCTTCTATGGCTGAAAAACAGTTGAAACGAATCGGAATAGAAATTCGCGAGCAGTGGCCTAATGTCCAAACGTCGATTGTTCATCGAATCGGAAAATTAGCTATTAGTGATATTGCTGTTGTGATTGCTGTCGCATCCCCTCATCGAGCAGAAAGTTATGAAGCAAGTCGCTTTGCGATTGAGCGAATCAAGGAAATAGTCCCAATTTGGAAAAAGGAATACTGGACTGATGGACAAGAATGGATAGGAGATCAGCTTGAAAACACGGCATACAAAAATGGAGCACCGAAGGAGGAAAAAGAATGA